One segment of Tenrec ecaudatus isolate mTenEca1 chromosome 1, mTenEca1.hap1, whole genome shotgun sequence DNA contains the following:
- the RERE gene encoding arginine-glutamic acid dipeptide repeats protein isoform X5: protein MFKPVKEEDDGLSGKHSMRTRRSRGSMSTLRSGRKKQPASPDGRTSPINEDIRSSGRNSPSAASTSSNDSKSETVKKSAKKVKEEASSPLKSTKRQREKVASDTEEADRTNSKKTKTQEISRPNSPSEGEGESSDSRSVNDEGSSDPKDIDQDNRSTSPSIPSPQDNESDSDSSAQQQMLQAQPPALQVPNGAAGVPSAATPGATQLPAPGPLPSAPAGPPQGSPSASQPPSQPQAPTAPAPHTLIQQAPALHPQRPPSPHPPLQPLTGPVGQAPAQPRPQPPLHSQGPPGPHSLQTGSLLQHPGPPQPFGLPPQTTQGQAPLGASQAAAHPHNTLQLPASQAVLQSQQPPREQPLPPAPLAMPHIKPPPTTPIPQLPAPQAHKHPPHLSGPSPFSMNANLPPPPALKPLSSLSTHHPPSAHPPPLQLMPQSQPLPSSPAQPPVLTQSQSLPSTAAPHPPAGLHQVPPQPPFTQHPFVPGGPPPVTPPACPSTSTPPAGPGASAQPPCSAAVSSGGSIPGGASCPLPTVQIKEEALDEAEEPESPPPPPRSPSPEPTVVDTPSHASQSARFYKHLDRGYNSCARTDLYFMPLAGSKLAKKREEAIEKAKREAEQKAREEREREKEKEKEREREREREREAERAAKASSSAHEGRLSDPQLSGPGHMRPSFEPPPTTIAAVPPYIGPDTPALRTLSEYARPHVMSPTNRNHPFYMPLNPTDPLLAYHMPGLYNVDPTIRERELREREIREREIRERELRERMKPGFEVKPPELDPLHPATNPMEHFARHSALTIPPTAGPHPFASFHPGLNPLERERLALAGPQLRPEMSYPDRLAAERIHAERMASLTSDPLARLQMFNVTPHHHQHSHIHSHLHLHQQDPLHQGSAGPVHPLVDPLTAGPHLARFPYPPGTLPNPLLGQPPHEHEMLRHPVFGTPYPRDLPGAIPPPMSAAHQLQAMHAQSAELQRLAMEQQWLHGHPHMHGGHLPSQEDYYSRLKKEGDKQL from the exons ATGTTCAAACCGGTCAAAGAGGAAGATGATGGGCTCAGCGGGAAACATAGCATGAGGACGAGGCGGAGTCGGGGCTCG ATGTCTACACTACGCAGTGGTCGGAAGAAGCAGCCAGCCAGCCCTGATGGTCGAACCTCACCCATCAACGAAGACATCCGCTCCAGCGGCCGGAACTCGCCCAGCGCCGCCAGCACTTCCAGCAATGACAGTAAATCAGAGACAGTGAAGAAGTCGGCCAAG AAGGTTAAGGAGGAAGCCTCATCGCCTCTTAAGAGCACCAAGCGCCAGCGGGAGAAGGTGGCCTCAGACACAGAGGAGGCAGATAGGACCAACTCCAAGAAAACCAAGACCCAG GAGATTAGCCGACCCAACTCACCATCCGAGGGCGAGGGAGAGAGCTCTGACAGCCGCAGCgtcaatgatgagggcagcagtgACCCCAAAGACATCGACCAGGACAATCGCAGCACGTCCCCCAGCATCCCCAGCCCCCAGGACAACGAGAGTGACTCAGACTCCTCAGCCCAGCAGCAGATGCTGCaggcccagcccccagccctgcaGGTTCCCAATGGGGCAGCTGGTGTACCTTCTGCAGCCACGCCAGGAGCCACCCAGCTCCCTGCTCCAGggcccctgccctctgcccccgCAGGCCCTCCCCAGGGCTCCCCCTCAGCCTCCCAGCCCCCGAGCCAGCCACAGGCCCCCACGGCCCCTGCTCCCCACACACTCATCCAGCAGGCACCCGCCCTGCACCCACAACGGCCACCCTCACCACACCCCCCACTACAGCCTCTAACAGGGCCAGTTGGCCAGGCCCCAGCCCAGCCTCGTCCCCAGCCCCCCCTGCATAGCCAGGGCCCACCTGGCCCTCATAGCCTGCAGACCGGGTCCCTACTGCAGCACCCAGGCCCCCCTCAGCCCTTCGGTCTCCCTCCCCAGACTACCCAAGGCCAGGCCCCACTAGGGGCCTCTCAGGCGGCAGCTCACCCCCACAACACCCTGCAGCTCCCCGCCTCTCAGGCAGTGCTGCAATCACAGCAGCCCCCACGTGAGCAGCCTCTACCACCAGCCCCCCTGGCCATGCCTCACATCAAGCCCCCACCCACCACACCCATCCCCCAACTGCCTGCCCCACAGGCTCACAAACACCCACCTCACCTCTCAGGGCCCTCCCCCTTTTCCATGAATGCCAACCTTCCACCCCCACCAGCCCTGAAGCCCCTGAGCTCCCTGTCCACACACCATCCACCCTCAGCTCACCCGCCACCCCTGCAGCTCATGCCACAGAGCCAACCTCTGCCCTCTTCCcctgcccaacctcctgtgttGACCCAGAGCCAGAGCCTGCCCTCCactgctgccccccaccccccagcagggCTTCACCAGGTGCCCCCACAGCCACCCTTCACTCAGCACCCCTTTGTCCCTGGGGGTCCTCCTCCCGTCACCCCTCCAGCCTGTCCCTCCACCTCCACTCCACCTGCGGGACCTGGAGCCTCAGCCCAGCCACCGTGCTCCGCTGCTGTTTCTTCAGGGGGCAGCATCCCTGGGGGTGCGTCTTGCCCTCTCCCCACTGTCCAGATCAAAGAAGAGGCTCTGGATGAGGCTGAAGAGCCTGAGAGTCCCCCGCCCCCACCGAGGAGCCCGTCCCCAGAGCCCACTGTGGTGGATACCCCCAGTCATGCCAGCCAGTCAGCCAG GTTCTATAAACACCTGGACCGGGGCTACAACTCATGCGCACGGACAGACCTGTACTTCATGCCACTGGCGGGGTCCAAGCTGGCCAAGAAGCGGGAGgaggccatcgagaaggccaagCGGGAGGCTGAGCAGAAAGCCCGGGAGGAGCGTGAGcgtgagaaggagaaggagaaagagcGGGAGCGTGAACGTGAACGGGAGCGAGAAGCTGAGCGCGCAGCC AAGGCGTCCAGCTCAGCACATGAAGGCCGCCTCAGCGACCCCCAGCTCAGTGGTCCCGGCCACATGCGGCCATCCTTTGAGCCCCCGCCCACCACCATTGCTGCTGTGCCCCCTTACATCGGGCCTGACACTCCTGCCCTCCGGACTCTGAGCGAGTACGCGCGACCACACGTCATGTCGCCCACCAACCGCAACCACCCCTTCTACATGCCCCTCAACCCCACCGACCCCTTGCTGGCCTACCACATGCCCGGCCTCTACAACGTCGACCCCACCATCCGAGAACGTGAGCTCCGGGAGCGCGAGATCCGGGAGCGGGAGATCCGGGAGCGGGAGCTGCGGGAGAGGATGAAGCCGGGCTTTGAGGTGAAGCCCCCGGAGCTGGACCCCCTGCACCCAGCCACcaaccccatggagcacttcgccCGGCACAGCGCCCTCACCATCCCCCCCACAGCTGGCCCCCACCCTTTTGCTTCGTTCCACCCGGGCCTGAACCCCTTGGAGAGGGAGAGACTGGCCCTGGCCGGCCCCCAGCTGCGGCCTGAAATGAGCTACCCTGATAGACTGGCAGCCGAGCGTATCCACGCCGAGCGCATGGCCTCACTGACCAGCGACCCCCTGGCCCGGCTGCAGATGTTCAATGTGACGCCgcaccaccaccagcactcccacattcactcccacctccacctccaccagcaGGACCCCCTCCATCAAG GTTCTGCAGGCCCTGTTCACCCACTGGTTGATCCCCTGACCGCCGGCCCGCACCTGGCCCGCTTCCCCTATCCTCCGGGCACCCTGCCCAACCCTCTGCTTGGACAGCCACCCCATGAGCACGAGATGCTGCGTCACCCAGTGTTTG GTACCCCATACCCCCGAGACCTGCCCGGGGCCATCCCACCCCCGATGTCCGCGGCGCACCAGCTGCAGGCCATGCACGCGCAGTCTGCTGAGCTGCAGAGGTTGGCCATGGAGCAGCAGTGGCTGCACGGCCACCCCCACATGCACGGCGGCCACCTGCCAAGTCAGGAGGACTACTACAG TCGGCTGAAGAAAGAAGGCGACAAGCAGTTATAA